From one Halosimplex rubrum genomic stretch:
- a CDS encoding SWIM zinc finger family protein, producing MHPLNQLEFSSRIAKRAQYEAFEFTLVSEGVQIRNGSHEHPGEHEYLVRSDDGVPASCTCPADEHYEGACKHRVAVAIRRPLVDAIATKVDPKVVAPDGGRIDTPADPSENGPVSDEECSECLDDFPCWECVRTGKKPLPE from the coding sequence ATGCATCCACTCAACCAACTCGAATTTTCGAGTCGCATCGCCAAGCGAGCCCAGTACGAGGCCTTCGAATTCACCCTCGTCTCCGAGGGCGTCCAGATCCGCAACGGCAGTCACGAACACCCGGGCGAACACGAATACCTCGTCCGCAGCGACGATGGGGTCCCGGCCTCGTGTACCTGCCCCGCCGACGAACACTACGAGGGCGCGTGCAAGCACCGCGTCGCGGTGGCGATTCGGCGACCGCTCGTCGATGCGATCGCGACCAAAGTGGACCCCAAAGTAGTCGCTCCAGACGGTGGTCGGATCGATACCCCAGCCGATCCGAGTGAGAATGGACCAGTTTCCGATGAAGAGTGCAGCGAGTGTCTCGACGACTTCCCCTGCTGGGAATGCGTTCGAACCGGCAAGAAACCCCTTCCCGAGTAG
- a CDS encoding SWIM zinc finger family protein has translation MHPLNQLEFSSGVAKRAQYEAFEFTLSHGGVQVRNGSHEHPSEHEYLVRIDDGVPVSCSCPADKHYEGACKHRVAVAIRRPLIDAIADRATGKTVAPDGGRIETATDSNNEERTADEACSECLDDFPCWECVRTGNKPLPE, from the coding sequence ATGCATCCACTCAACCAACTCGAATTTTCGAGTGGCGTCGCCAAGCGAGCCCAGTACGAGGCCTTCGAATTCACGCTCTCCCACGGAGGCGTCCAGGTCCGCAACGGCAGTCACGAACACCCGAGCGAGCACGAATACCTCGTCCGTATCGACGACGGGGTACCAGTTTCGTGTTCCTGCCCGGCTGACAAACACTACGAAGGCGCGTGCAAGCACCGCGTCGCGGTGGCGATCCGACGACCACTCATCGATGCAATCGCAGACAGAGCGACTGGCAAGACAGTCGCCCCGGACGGGGGTCGGATCGAGACGGCCACCGATTCGAACAATGAAGAGCGAACTGCCGACGAAGCGTGTTCCGAGTGTCTCGACGACTTCCCCTGCTGGGAGTGCGTTCGAACCGGGAACAAGCCACTTCCGGAGTGA
- a CDS encoding DUF7342 family protein, which yields MEEPRPELKADPDERRDAPDFDELVPLEELVTGDRTRDDFFDAVLGLDSPTTASDVADLAGHGVDAAREYLEWFERLGVVAQVTDSPATYERNQEYLNWRRVQRLRDQYTEDELIDLLEKTAERDEAFAEEFGAEFPDAVTITAHAAHIDRSIEEVWRDVSAWKTVRRRISLLERALQTDSNDTAGQRTTA from the coding sequence ATGGAAGAACCACGTCCCGAACTGAAAGCAGACCCCGACGAACGTCGGGATGCACCGGACTTCGATGAACTCGTACCTCTGGAAGAACTCGTCACCGGTGATCGCACACGCGACGATTTCTTCGACGCCGTTCTCGGTCTAGATAGTCCCACAACAGCTAGTGATGTCGCTGACCTTGCGGGCCACGGAGTAGACGCTGCCCGAGAATATCTGGAGTGGTTTGAGCGTCTTGGAGTCGTCGCGCAGGTTACTGATTCTCCAGCGACGTACGAACGCAATCAGGAGTACCTGAATTGGCGGCGTGTGCAACGTCTTCGAGATCAGTACACCGAGGATGAACTTATCGACCTCCTGGAAAAGACGGCTGAACGTGACGAAGCGTTCGCGGAGGAGTTCGGTGCCGAATTTCCAGATGCGGTAACTATCACTGCACACGCAGCCCACATCGACCGATCTATCGAGGAGGTATGGAGGGACGTGTCTGCGTGGAAGACGGTTCGCCGTCGGATTTCACTCCTTGAACGGGCATTGCAGACTGACTCAAATGACACCGCTGGCCAGCGAACTACCGCATGA
- a CDS encoding immunoglobulin domain-containing family protein has protein sequence MSGRRDDIPSSGDGNGAPIDLDRLDAIVERLATDERFTDVEVQPEYAPDRLMCRYDLGFYPQSVQSARFTIAWFENGDFSLHYHEEHEDGTFDHRWDRHLSTHNSRDHIHPSPSASTPGDDASHPEEWRDVMSMVLSEIEERQQAFWTE, from the coding sequence ATGAGTGGTAGGCGAGACGACATCCCGTCGTCGGGCGACGGGAATGGTGCTCCAATTGATCTGGATCGTCTGGATGCCATCGTGGAACGGCTCGCCACGGATGAGCGCTTCACCGATGTTGAAGTCCAACCGGAATATGCGCCAGACCGACTCATGTGTCGTTACGACCTCGGATTCTATCCGCAGAGTGTCCAGAGCGCTCGTTTCACGATTGCGTGGTTCGAGAACGGCGACTTTTCGTTACACTATCACGAAGAGCATGAAGATGGCACGTTTGATCATCGATGGGATCGCCATCTCTCAACGCACAATTCACGTGACCACATTCACCCGAGTCCGAGTGCATCAACACCTGGCGACGACGCTTCGCACCCAGAAGAGTGGCGTGACGTGATGTCGATGGTTCTCTCCGAAATCGAAGAGCGCCAGCAAGCCTTCTGGACGGAATGA
- a CDS encoding DUF6735 family protein has product MNSGGITAETPFGRESPDEALQSLFDGLREAETDRELDALLDGREYPNQPVDIEPWDSRCTLEAIISERLDFLHHEAFYVVDVNFEVTAYRTHWFGLQYDSALIDEAPTIGNGVLRTVRWYDGEPVGDGFAQGEFRALKDIAGELIDQGVLTRAEAPGYLERKLDEWVGEDDELVVRTAALVDR; this is encoded by the coding sequence TTGAACAGCGGGGGCATTACGGCGGAAACACCTTTTGGCCGCGAGAGCCCGGACGAAGCGTTGCAGTCACTGTTCGATGGATTGCGCGAAGCCGAGACGGATAGAGAACTCGATGCGCTGCTCGATGGACGAGAATATCCGAACCAACCCGTGGATATCGAACCGTGGGACAGCAGGTGTACGCTCGAAGCGATCATCAGCGAGCGACTCGATTTCCTGCACCACGAAGCGTTCTACGTCGTCGACGTGAATTTCGAGGTGACCGCCTATCGGACGCACTGGTTCGGCCTGCAATACGACTCTGCGCTGATCGACGAGGCGCCCACGATCGGCAACGGTGTGCTACGGACGGTTCGGTGGTACGACGGCGAACCTGTGGGCGACGGGTTCGCCCAAGGTGAGTTTCGAGCGCTGAAAGACATCGCGGGAGAGTTGATCGACCAAGGCGTGTTGACCCGCGCGGAGGCACCCGGCTACCTCGAACGGAAACTCGATGAGTGGGTCGGCGAAGACGACGAACTCGTCGTCCGCACCGCTGCTCTCGTCGACAGGTAG
- a CDS encoding DUF7437 domain-containing protein, translated as MATREANWDTPLDTGGEVFELLGNARKAWIYTYVRHHPSTTIQDIVATLDLPQRTVYEYADDLAAAGFIEQSNDGRPAEYTAHEIDIQLVEGDAKRRITPELVEAIARRTRDDDIDTYIDRYGLDGLAVALEYTREYVEGSITHQILAREQDISPLEAGVILDALRPVVED; from the coding sequence ATGGCCACAAGAGAAGCGAACTGGGACACCCCGCTCGATACTGGCGGGGAGGTGTTCGAACTCCTCGGGAATGCCCGTAAAGCGTGGATCTATACGTATGTCCGCCATCACCCATCGACGACAATTCAAGATATCGTCGCGACACTTGATCTTCCCCAGCGAACAGTCTACGAATACGCCGATGACCTCGCAGCTGCGGGGTTTATCGAGCAGTCGAATGACGGACGGCCGGCAGAGTATACGGCTCACGAGATCGATATCCAGCTGGTAGAAGGCGATGCCAAACGGCGAATCACGCCGGAGTTAGTTGAGGCGATTGCCCGCCGAACACGGGATGACGATATCGATACGTACATCGATCGCTACGGACTGGACGGACTTGCCGTCGCACTCGAATACACTCGTGAATACGTCGAGGGTTCGATCACGCATCAGATTCTGGCTCGTGAGCAAGATATCTCGCCGTTGGAAGCAGGAGTGATTCTGGACGCACTTCGACCCGTCGTTGAGGACTGA
- a CDS encoding transcription initiation factor IIB yields MATRDIYTDGFDESAGKTIAATECPECDGDLRTEGGEISCTECGLIVNEYHLDHAAAPLDFPEGPDRERTGAPLTAARHDRGLSTEIGFRVDGKGNRLSSERRTHLGRLRREHTRAKWRSKAERNLGHGCTEIARLVSALDLDRSVREQASVLFRSAQSEDLLRGRSIEGFAAASVYAVCRCTDVVRTLGEVVEGARCSKSAVTNAYRVLNAELDLPAPPQRPREFVAGQVSAIGVPPEIERSAVEVAEAAWEDGVSIGVHPAGFAAACVEVACREQEVKLVQQDLAEAASVSPVTVRTHRDTIEGQREGER; encoded by the coding sequence ATGGCAACGAGAGATATCTACACGGACGGCTTCGACGAATCGGCCGGCAAGACGATCGCGGCGACGGAGTGCCCCGAATGCGACGGCGATCTCCGAACTGAAGGTGGCGAGATCAGCTGCACCGAGTGTGGACTTATCGTCAACGAGTACCACCTCGACCACGCGGCGGCGCCGCTCGACTTTCCCGAGGGGCCGGATCGTGAGCGGACCGGCGCGCCGTTGACGGCGGCCAGACACGACCGCGGGCTGTCGACCGAGATCGGATTTCGTGTCGACGGGAAGGGGAATCGCCTCTCCAGTGAGAGACGGACGCACCTGGGTCGGCTGCGGCGCGAACACACGCGGGCGAAGTGGCGCTCGAAAGCCGAGCGGAATCTCGGCCACGGCTGTACGGAGATCGCCCGACTCGTCTCGGCGCTCGACCTCGACCGGAGTGTTCGCGAACAAGCGAGTGTGTTGTTCCGGTCGGCCCAGAGCGAGGACCTGCTACGCGGCCGGTCGATCGAAGGGTTCGCGGCCGCGAGCGTGTATGCGGTCTGTCGCTGTACGGACGTAGTGCGAACGCTGGGCGAAGTAGTGGAGGGGGCGCGGTGTTCGAAGTCGGCGGTGACCAACGCCTATCGAGTGCTGAACGCGGAACTCGACCTACCAGCCCCACCCCAGCGACCGCGCGAGTTCGTCGCCGGGCAGGTGTCGGCCATTGGTGTTCCACCGGAAATCGAGCGGTCGGCAGTCGAAGTCGCCGAGGCGGCGTGGGAGGATGGCGTGAGTATCGGCGTCCACCCTGCAGGGTTCGCGGCGGCCTGTGTGGAAGTCGCCTGTCGCGAACAGGAGGTCAAACTCGTACAGCAGGACCTCGCCGAGGCGGCAAGCGTAAGTCCGGTGACTGTCCGGACGCACCGTGATACGATCGAAGGTCAGCGGGAGGGTGAGCGATGA
- a CDS encoding hybrid sensor histidine kinase/response regulator: MTPSSPNPIRILHVDDEPDFAEMAADFLEGENERFDIETATTAADALATLDERSVDCIVSDYEMPGMHGIEFLERVRADHPDLPFILYTGKGSEEVASDAISAGVTDYLQKETGTDQYTILANRIANAVERARAEQSQQRHLSAIETAQEGISILDGGEFVYVNEAYADLYGYDREELLGEHWGLLYPDDDIETLREDILPRVEANGHWQGETIGLRADGTTFVENHRLATTEHGELVCTVLDAQSQYRQKQAIRELHNTARALIEASTAEEVANIAVDAVRDILDIPGNGLHLYDEAANGLDPVAWTDRTETLVGTPPTIGPGEGLAWKAYERGDPHVYDDVSTNSDRFSEDTPVRSQILLPLDDHGVHLLGATEPDAFDELDVSLAKTVATHTTAALDRVAREEELARQNERLSTFASIVSHDLRNPLNVAITRLELAREECDCRYHEDIDRALDRTASLLDDLHAYAEAGSATLDPELVDLAGLCETSWRHVDTGEATLVTETDQRVRADPSRLQELLGNLVRNAVTHGGDGVTVTVGDLPTGFYVADDGPGIPDDDRETVFERGYSTTEDGTGFGLAIVAELVTAHDWEIRATESDAGGARFEITGVDTSAASDC, from the coding sequence ATGACTCCATCGTCGCCGAATCCGATACGGATACTCCACGTCGACGACGAACCGGACTTCGCGGAGATGGCTGCCGATTTTCTCGAAGGCGAGAACGAGCGGTTCGATATCGAAACTGCGACGACCGCCGCGGACGCCCTTGCAACACTCGACGAGCGGTCCGTCGACTGTATCGTCTCGGACTACGAGATGCCGGGGATGCACGGGATCGAGTTCCTCGAACGCGTCCGTGCCGACCACCCCGATCTGCCGTTCATTCTCTACACCGGGAAAGGCAGCGAGGAAGTCGCCAGCGACGCGATCTCCGCGGGGGTCACCGACTACCTCCAGAAGGAGACCGGGACCGACCAGTACACGATCCTCGCAAACCGGATCGCCAATGCCGTCGAGCGCGCTCGCGCGGAACAGTCCCAGCAACGCCACCTCAGCGCCATCGAAACCGCCCAGGAGGGGATCAGCATCCTCGACGGCGGCGAGTTCGTCTACGTCAATGAAGCGTATGCCGACCTCTACGGCTACGATCGCGAGGAGTTGCTCGGCGAACACTGGGGCCTGCTCTACCCCGACGACGACATCGAAACACTCCGCGAGGATATTCTCCCGAGAGTCGAGGCCAACGGGCACTGGCAGGGCGAGACGATCGGGCTCCGCGCGGACGGCACCACCTTCGTCGAGAATCACAGACTAGCCACGACCGAACACGGCGAGCTCGTCTGTACCGTGTTGGACGCTCAGTCCCAGTACCGACAGAAACAGGCGATCCGCGAGCTGCACAACACCGCTCGTGCATTGATCGAGGCCAGCACGGCCGAGGAAGTGGCCAACATCGCCGTCGACGCGGTCCGAGATATCCTCGACATCCCGGGCAACGGTCTGCACCTCTACGACGAGGCGGCCAACGGGCTCGACCCGGTCGCCTGGACCGACCGGACGGAGACGCTCGTCGGGACCCCGCCGACGATCGGCCCCGGAGAGGGGCTCGCCTGGAAGGCCTACGAACGCGGCGACCCGCACGTCTACGACGATGTGTCGACGAACTCCGACCGCTTCAGCGAAGATACGCCCGTCCGGAGCCAGATCCTGTTGCCGCTTGATGACCACGGCGTCCATCTCCTCGGCGCCACCGAACCCGACGCGTTCGACGAACTCGACGTCTCGCTCGCGAAGACGGTCGCCACGCACACGACGGCCGCGCTCGACCGCGTCGCCCGGGAGGAGGAACTCGCCCGCCAGAACGAGCGACTCTCGACGTTCGCGAGCATCGTCAGTCACGACCTCCGGAATCCACTCAACGTCGCGATCACCCGACTGGAACTCGCCCGGGAGGAGTGTGACTGTCGGTATCACGAGGATATCGACCGGGCGCTCGACCGGACGGCGTCGCTGCTCGACGACCTGCACGCGTACGCGGAGGCCGGGTCGGCGACGCTCGACCCGGAGCTGGTCGATCTCGCCGGGCTCTGCGAGACGAGCTGGCGCCACGTCGACACGGGCGAGGCGACGCTCGTGACCGAGACCGACCAGCGCGTCCGCGCCGACCCGAGCCGACTGCAAGAACTCCTCGGAAACCTCGTCCGGAACGCCGTCACCCACGGTGGCGACGGCGTGACCGTCACCGTCGGCGACCTCCCGACCGGCTTCTACGTCGCCGACGACGGCCCGGGGATCCCGG